Genomic DNA from Terriglobus sp. RCC_193:
TGCTTCACTTCATTCTTCGTCGCGCCAGCAGCAACCTCAAACACCAGAGTGCCTTCGGTCTCCTTGGCGATCATGCCCTTTTCCGTAATCAGCGGGCGGCGAATGGTGGTGTAAACAGTTGCCATTACGCAACCTCCTTCTTCGCAGCCAGCTTACGGCGCGACACATTCTTCTTCAGGACTTCCTGCAGAGCCTCAATGGCATCCTGCGAGAAGATCGCGTGCTCATAGCGCAGCAGGTCGTAGGGGTGAACCTCCGAGCTCAGCACCAGCTCCACACCGTCCAGGTTGCGCGAACCCAGAAACAGGTTGTCGGTCAGCTTCTGACCGCTCTCGACCAGCAGCGCGGTCTTCTTCGCTTCCAGCTTGTCCAGCGCCTGACGGTACAGCTTGGTCTTCGGCTCGGCAACTTCCAGCGAGGAAACCACGGTCAGCTTGCCGTCCTGCAGCTTCGAAGCAAGAGCCGAGCTCAATGCACCAAGGAGCTTCTTGCGCGGGAACGCAT
This window encodes:
- the rplD gene encoding 50S ribosomal protein L4, giving the protein MAKINVVDLGGKKVSELELADEVFGVEVNEALLWESVKHYRAALRQGTAATKNKKLVSGSGKKLWKQKGTGRARVGSVRSPIWRHGGTVHGPQPRSYEYAFPRKKLLGALSSALASKLQDGKLTVVSSLEVAEPKTKLYRQALDKLEAKKTALLVESGQKLTDNLFLGSRNLDGVELVLSSEVHPYDLLRYEHAIFSQDAIEALQEVLKKNVSRRKLAAKKEVA